The Colias croceus chromosome 22, ilColCroc2.1 DNA window GCCGGTGTCGATGCCGGTTTACGCCCGGTGAGTGGTACAGTACTGATATGacaattcatacaaatatgCAATACATATGCAATTTAGCACATGTGGGAAGCTTGCTACCCCGGCGACGGCGACGGCGCCGGCAGGACCCAATGCCGTgccggcgccggcgccggtAAGTGAAAAAGCGAGCCATACATTTTCAAAGAcatttttagacaaagcgggtgaagcatCAAACGGAACGCTAGTATATTTAAgtgatatattaataattatacgatGCACTCAGTGCTTAGGCCAAAATTTGACGCAAAAATAGCTATAAAGTGAGAAATAGAGACATAGAGAGAATAGAGTAATTTTTAAAGAGAGTAATTTTTCCCcacacaaataattataaaaccatttaataattgtataaccTCGGAGagtaattatcaatattattaatcacGTACATTTTCATAGGAAAATTGGGAttcaattattcataaaatgtaattgATTTAAACACAATGCAGTATcactaattatattttgatctgTGAGTGAcgtcataaaatttaattttaatataatggtAAGCGGttcgttattttaattttaattatatgtatatttggTATTTTGAGTGACATTATAAATTTGTGTACGTGCAGAATATTTGCAgcatgaataaaatattttataatattttaattgttcgCATTAATTATACAGAATtacacacaataattattatgggaCAAGGCTTTGATATTAATTCCtcctatttttataaagccAAATTAATTTAGCGTCAAAATTGAGCCTAGAAATCAGTTGATCTTTTTCAGAAGTTTAAAAACATTGTGatgattgtatttatttatatagaagatataataattgtaaatactaGGTTTTATGATACAAATCTAAAAGACGTTAAATTTTCCCGCCATTTTGTCGGCCATGTTGGTTTCCCAGATTGGGAAATAACagaaagttatattataaccTTTATTCATGTATTCTTAAGATGTTTTCAATAGTGTAAGAGAATCTCGTGACCGCGTTTCCGAGATATTCAAGGTCGAACGATAGAAAATCAATAGGCATTTCAGTGTTCCAATGACGTTGATATCTAAAGTTGTTTGGTAAAGTATCCGTAACTATAAATAGGAAATTAAggaatctatacttaatattataaagctgaagagtttatttgtttgttcgttttaacgcgctaatctcaggaactactggtccgatttgaaaaattattatggtgtttgatagcccatttagCGAGGAAGGCTTTAAGCTATAATGTCATTACGATAAGGAGCAGagccatgcgggtgaaaccgcgaagcaaaggaatattattaaagcTACATTCTACTTTTTATGTGTGTCCCACGCAATctaagtaaaatgaaatagCCAACCACTGTGTCCAAGTACAAGCATACATagtgcttaaatctttaactaCCCAACGGATTTTGGtgaagatttataaataataattgatagaGAAAGGTCGAGAAAGGtcttagtatataatttatcaggTTGAAGACAAAGCGAGTGAAGCCGTGGGCCGTGTGAAAgctataaaaaacaaattatttaaaacacgactatgtttagaatttattgaactcaaactcaaacatttatttattcaattagactccttctagaagcacttttgaaacgtcattaaatatttttaacatttactacCGATTCgaaaagcagtatctacggagaagaaccggaCTTATCTAACATTTTACCCAAACTTAATCATTGCGCCaatataaacataacataatattaatatagttattaaaaCGTTATTAATAGATTATTTCCCGCCTAAATGTAATAAGCTGGCATCTGTCAAATTAAAGCAAATAGAGGGTTTATTGCCCCGCATTAGGCGTAATGTTATTGAGCCGATCTGTTGATTACGGTCGAATCGAATAGAGTGGAGCGAATTAAAGACAATACTGTTTTGTGAAAGTGCCTGGATAAAGAAACGGCTAAAAAACATTTGATTGGATCAtttgttaagaaaaatataagtatgagaaataataagtgttttatttcaattgtcTCACAGTGCATTTACATTAaacgaatgctcattctatccccactatgtcaagttattttagtttgaaaagattctatgcaatgtttttATGAACTACACAGAATACAAGTTTTCGTTtgcactaaaagatcacgaaagaatgctctagctctatgttcgtttgatgtaaatgtacCATTAGAATGTCTAttccattattatttacaaagaaaGAATTGACAAGAATTTCTACAAAAAAAGCCTAAAATTCCCTTCACTTTGCCTTCGTTTTTCCATTATAGTTGCcctaaatgttatattttcaattagtTATAACCCTTATATAGATATGCCACACTTAAACTACATTCACTAACCCAGTAAAAGCTGATGAAAAGAATAGATTGAACTAACGTAAAACTAAAACAAGGCCATATTGAAAAGCTTCACTTGAAAATCGTCGGTTTTTGGTCGTATTGTTAAATATTGACTGACATCCAATTATGCAACGGTACGGAAACCTAGATATTGACTACAATGTGAAAtcatgtattttgttttatagtgCATCTGAAAATTCGAATTGCTGATTCATATTGGAGCAATTTCTTTTAGCATTATTTTCGAATTGAAGATTTGTGAAGAACATATTGTGCTGTAGGAAAAGgttaaaatgtagtatatgTGTACCTCAAACAATGTTATAATTAagataagtataattattttttagtttaattttctCTCGTATACATGGATGATATTTTCCATTAAAAACCGCACTTACGAGTAAGTGTTTGTAGTGCTTTATGTAGAGCGGGCGtacaattgttatttttttgcataacaaaaaaaataggttaGGGTTGACCATTTGACCAATCaatgtaaaacttaatatgtaggtacctaaagatttattaaaataaagaagcaTACTGCTCCATTGAACTTTAAGAAGGTGATCAGACGTCTGCTGcatcctgccagaccgagacattttttgtaaGTCAACACCGGTAACCAATACCCaacatacaatttataaattactaggtgttcccgttcccgtgggatttccgggattgcgtcatttgcccaggataataagtagcctatgtcctttctcaggtatcaaaatatcttcataccaaatttcatgaaaattggttcagtagtttaggcgtgattgagtaacagacagacagagttactttcgcatttataaattataaatgcaaaagtaactaGTAAGtagtactaatattataaattataatattagtaagtaagTATGGATTCCCGCACAATTTACCTAACCACATGATAAGCTTGACATGTGACATTTGAGCTGGTTCAAATTAACATTCGCGAGTCTTGGAAATAGCGAGATGTAGATTTTGTGACGTCATAGATAAGTAAGTATCTATATAATGTGGTTTATTGAAGGAGATATCTTGAGAGCacagaaagaaagaaagagcgtcatttaatagttattaacgaaaaactaaaattatttcctTCTTTTCGTCGTTCGAAAGAGCATTATGAGTCGTTATTGTTTATCTATTTACCGTTATCACAGTTCAAAGGAAAACCAAATAAGCAAAGCGCTAAGGGAAATCTGATCTATAGCAGGTGCGTTCAACTGTTTCACGGCACATTTGAGTCTTTGTTCAGAGATAGGATTCATGACATCTGCAGTGATTGGTTACCGCTACGGGCAATTTGTGTGAAGCGGGTATTGTTTCTCGCATTACGGTAAGTTGAAGGGGATTGTtgtattttggaataaacaggTTTggtaattcatattttactaGGACTAGGGTTCTTTCAAAtgtaacaattaatttattctgtTTTCAATATACCACTAATCATCAAAATTGCTCTTGCACCGCACGCACGCACCCTgggttgaaaaaaaaagttgttttacattttgttacataatatagtaactTCACTATCTTCTACAATATCAGAGACTAtaacttacttacttacaatAATAACATATAGTTATCTAcaaactatatattataaataccaaatcgatcttataataaataactgtttTTACCACATGGTATTTGCAATCCGGCTTTTCCACCAGTTAGCAGTTTCATTTTTGTCATTTAACCTGCAGAGTCATCACATAAATTAACCTATACAGTATACTTTGCCTTttgacattaaaattaataaacgtaAGAAGCTTTCGCATTAACCTGAAAATGTTATGTCAAAGTGTACATTCACTCCGCGATTCATGTATAATCTATGCTCATGTATGATCTGTGCTCATATTTAACCTCCTGAGACCCaggatttttatttctttcttttttaataaaaagtagctgtatctgttctaatgcaattatagatattcaaaaaaatggaaaaaaaaatcttttgtggaaaacttggattttctttatgtcatttatatattacagggGGTCCCAGTTCCAAGTGTaataagtttatgaaaatgaagaaaaactacatgtttttttagttattatactatatttttaaacttgaaacctaatatttattattctatctattgttctgtatctattttttgtaacttggttcaaagataggtatttttaagggTGAGAAATAACCAGTTCAAGTATTTTGCACCGGCGCGGCggtgtatttatattgtcacGTCCACCCCTAGGTCTTATTTCTAATCCATCCTCTTGTTCAGCCTCCTCTAATGCTTGGTCCACGTCATGTGCGTCCCCGAAATGGTCTGCCAACAACTGAAGATGACATACATAGTGACGATTCTGTACTGACGTGACTCATACTCATTGGACGAATGGAAGAAGACTCATTTTCTGGTGTTTGGGCGGCTTCATCGGTATCATTTGGGGGATTATCTtcatctcaaacatttatttattcaattagacttcttctaaaagcacttttgaatcgtcataacagtattaacatttaccaccgattcggaaagcagtatctatggagaagaaccggcaagaaacacCATAGGTCCATCATATAGGTCAATATTTGACTCATCCAGGTGTTGGTAGATCTCAGTATCTTATAAtccttgaaaattataatgaaatctgtaacataaactaaagaatgtcatataggtaatacatgGGACCCTTGTAACCAATACCAAATCGGCAAGAATTGAGACCAAATGTCTTACCAGTAtgacataaaagaaaacattcatatttttcacaagttttagatttatctttcaaaataactattgcggttgcagaaataatatcttttataattagatattCAAAGATATACTGCAATATACGAATGGTACCACTAGAAATGTAAGATTACTGACCACGTGTTTGCCGTCGCACAGCCACCGTCAACTTCGAAATGAGAATACTTCAAATCACTGTCACTTATATAACCAAAAACCGTTTAGTATAGCGGATGACATACCACTATATCGATTAGAGGTATTATTCTCGCATATACGCAAAAGATagcgttgaaatatttttttattgtctatgtaatatatatatgaccgCAGGCCCCAGGAGGATAATCTATGCTGTCAAAGATTAGTTCAGTACAGATACGTCCTTTGAACTAGTCACATTTATCTGCATCTGAGAACTTAAGCACTAAGCCTTGTGAACTCGGTAGTGCTAAGTCATTTGGCTTTGACTAACTTTCCGTTTGATATAGCATGTCGTATGAAAACAGTGTAATTGAATGTGTGTACTAGatgtacaatttattttatacctacctatgtgtATATTAGACCAGAgcttttatttgataattattttagcttTTCGCCCACGTAGTCAAAGGAAAATCGTCATTCGTTTCAGTGGATTTTCGGTTACCCTCTATgtttgtgccaaatttcattaaaaccGGTTAAGCAGTTTTTGTGTGAAGaagtaacaaacacacttatgtacatttatgatattagaATGATATGTTTTAGtttggtatattattatcataaaaaataaaactttacgaataattttgaatagtcaaatattataaaccttgTATTCTTAACGCTCTAAGAGGTTCAAAGGTCAAAGATGAAACAActttttgaacaaaaaaacaacattttcttTGGTTTTTTTCActtcaattgaatatttaaaaacaactgCAACTTGCGAAGCTCCAAGTTTCCATTGGACGTTACAGTTGCAATTTGACATCTGACTTGTATTGTTCTGTAAACAATGTCTTGGATCTTGTTGTAACTGCATTTAAAGTTTGTAAACTGTACTCTGAGATCACAGTACTTATAAAGACTAAATAGTAAGGAtaatcttatttaatttttaacaattacttGAGAAGTTGAAGttgtgaaaatattattatagctaAAGTAGTAGAAACTGAACAAAGAAttacgtacataatattatgtaacaataaTAGGAACATgattatacattttacttcTTAACAAAAGTTGAAGAGAAAAAACGGCTTTGTGGCATTATACAGgatgtaatcgttaagtgtgcacaggcgattattccgtaattataacagatatcaaaaaactttaaactgatatcgaaagtacttatttatatttttcgttttatttaaaaaaaaatattttggccattttactcattaggttaagtactttcaatatcagtCTAAAGTTTTtggatatctgcaatagttacggaataatcgcttgtgaacacttaacgattacaccttgtATAGGtcaactacatatttttacacttatgtctattaatttataattatttatgtttgttcAAACGAGTATATTTATCTGATAAGCTGAAAATCAGCATTTAAACGCTGAATTTGCATTTAATACTTAAGCAATATCTAATGTCtatattaaaacttttctTAAAGGTACTATTATTATAGGGCTTCTAAGTGAGTTAACTTAGCTAAAGGGATGAGAATAATCCTTTTATATTCAAATAGAGTTACTGTCCATTGTAATGCGATTAAGATAACAATAAACGACGCCACTTGACTTTATCTCTTTTACCCAATTTCGTAAGAAAGCAGGTTATGTTTTAAGAGGGATCTTACACCcagttaattttaagttttatgtttcagtcgtattttttaaacatataccAACCAAGccgaaaacataatattatatgtacctatatctcACTTTTAAAGAAGGAAATAGGtacaaagttattttattttctatttttcagaaataataatattgtctaCTTTAAAAACAAGCAAATAATTGACGAGaattgcttatttaatgaccATGTAATATCAATATACACACACAccctaatttaaataatacaatcatCGTTAATATTTGTTATCTCTCTAAAAACATGGCGTCGTTTTTGATAGCTGTCAAATGTGTCATTGACATCTGTCATCGGGTTTATACCCGCGTTGCgttctaataatattaattgattaattCAATTAGATTACTGAAATGTTATGATTACATAGTGACACAAGTGATGAACATAAATCCTATGGAGTCGATTGTTACtttatttctttgtaaataaattatatgataaaatataggtaatatgagctttgtcttttaaattgtgtgtttctttgaataattttagtttcgagttttattttagaggtttagaatttagactatagttttaattttgtcGGGTATATAATTGCATGAAGGTAATAAGATCTTTGTTTTCACACGCATAGTCACCAGCCTCGGTGGCGCAGTAGGCAGCGCGTAAGTCTCATAATCTTAAGGTCGTGAGTTCGATCCTCACCCGgggcaatattttttaattcatacttatacaaaaatattttaattttaactaagtattataggtaattattataataaataaatcgttatAATTTTGGCCCTATATAACGCGATAAGTTAATTACGTTCTTCAAACTTACATTGAGATTTAATCAAACTGGCTTAAATAATCtgaaataatcaatatacctataaattaatatcaaatacCAAACGAAACAAAAGAAAGAATATAATTCGTATAGAAATCACCCTAATCACGTCAATCCAACATGCCACAATGAAAGACAGCAGGTTCAAACCCACGGAAATATCgcagtatttttaaaagaaaggGTTAGGTAGGACTGGTTATCTAGCtagcttttattatattatattgttttttagtTGGAATAAAGCAGATCTTAACACTAGATCGAAATGTTGTATTTGTAGATAgcgttaatataaaaatactcaaaattatattaaaatagaaaaacttGTGAGtaacaaaacttataaatttGCATAGAGCTGAAAATTGTCAGAGACGTCAAATACgggattattaataaaatatcaagaaCTTCTTAGATCCTTCTTAATTCTCTACATACATAATACGCAAATTCAAAAAGTCTTGTGTTATACTCATTTGGAGTGTTGATCACATTATTCCTATGTTAATTTCCATTTCAAAtcaaagtattttatatttaccatAAAAGTTGCAAAAATATTGCCCCGGGTGAGGATCGAACTCACGACCTTAAGATTATGAGACTTACGCGCTGCCTACTGCGCCACCGAGGCTTGTATGTTGGtagttgaaataattatgtagatacCATcgaagaaaatcttaaaagtaaTTGAGAATCTCTgtcattgtttttatttataccacATCATCTATTTATAGCAATATTGCAATgtttataatagataataaaatttaatgcaaacacaattaatattataattagtagTTAATATAATGCTGAGTATTGTGTCCATGCATTTATATGAAACTTCTTAAAACGTAGATACTTAGCACAGTCagaattaaaatgaattaaaaaaaacttgataCGTCTCAAGGGTGAAGGGTCACCCGGATGGAACGAAGTTACTAAAATATCTGGCTTGCTTTCTATGAGAGCGAAAGAGACGGACAGAGAAACACGCGCACGCCGCACGGCTTACAACTATAACAAATTTAGTTACAACTTTTGGTCTTAATTCCGTCTAGCCCCCTTTCGCAACGCGCCATAATTCGttccaatatttaaataatataatattatcagctGTATTGTGTTCGATAAAAATTTACACACAGAGCAGTGATGCTTAATGCATACGATTGAAACGGTTCATTGATACTTGTTCAGTTTTTGGCATCTGCCTGTATTGTAATAGTCTGTGGATTATTTCAACTGATTAtcagtttattattttgcatggTTGCTTTGAATCTGTTGTGGATTATTGAATATTGGAGCATTCTGACTAgcaaaggttatttttaacttatcaGGGAAGTTCCAAGACTTTTGTAACCACAAACTAATgccatttaataaataaattgtttaattgttaaattatttaactacAAGCTCTTAAgcttattatacataatattataagaaattatttattgtgtcataaataattcaattatctattataaagACTAACTATATATTccattaaaagtttatttgatAAGCTCTATTGCGTCGGaatatagtaatataatatacacttAAATAGAAGAAGTATGGTAAATACGTTGTTATTTCGTATAAATGTTTGGcattattagatatatttcATCTCATTATCTTCAGTTATTTACGAATTTAACCCACATCACTGGATTAGTCTCGTTTGTAGGCCACCTACTGATAATTCTATTTTAGTTTGAATTTCTGTTAAGTTTAAACTGCTACAGAATATAAGATAAAGAAGGTATATACGTGACAGcttaacaaacaaacaaactttcatACTGATTGATATTAACTTGAATTCATTTTGATATCAAACTGacatcaatataaataaatttaaaaaactcaGAGACGTATTTTGATACTTGAAAATGATTATTCTGTAGCCGTGTCTACAACACAAACACGCTACAGCTATTATATAGCTACGACGTAGTAGGCGTATCGGTTCTAGAGCATCTACGAACTCGTCGATACGacctgcccccctagccaagtggttttctgttagcgtagcgttcaatagaatagacgacgaatgtatgagattgacgtaagttgtagataaacgtatctattataaagctgacgagtttatttgtttgtttgaacgcgctaatcgcGGAAACTACTTGTCCTATTTGCAAagttctttcggtgttagatgaCCCAtctatcgagaaaggctatataAATCATCTCGctgagaccaacaggagtaTAGAGTTCTGTGAGCAGAGCACTGcaagtaaaaccgcggagcacagctagggaaatgtattattattttgaaccaATATGGTGTCATAAAAATGAGAAGTCCTGCTTATGTAGTAGTTCTAAAATTTTactgtacataaataaatatttgttagacgtaacttttggTTTAATATTCTTGTGGTTGAATAGTTGTCAATATAGCTGTCACTGTCACCTGTCAgaacatgcttagctgtcgaatactataaaTTGCCGCTTTCCTTTGACTCCGGACTCGTGGCGCAATCGTACGGATCGTGCCTAggggctcggacgttgtttataccAGGCCCCTGACAGCCTAGTTTCATAATGGCTAGTTGTGGCGCTGCATTACTTcctgttcttttttttttttttttttctacttgTTCCTGTCTACGACGCCATTTTGAGAAGCCATGTaatgacaattgacatttatttgaatttttgatACGATATATTGTTCTACTGTAAATAAGTGCTAAATTTGCCATGGGACTATCAAAGTGTTGTGTCGGTGGTTGCACCACAACCAATGCGACGAATCGGCTTTTTTGTTTTCCGCAGAAATCAGAATGATAATTTCAGGAACCTGTGGATGTCCTTTCTGGTGCCCACTAATTCCTCCCTCATCGGATTGTCGAAAGATCAACTTCGACACAAACGCGTTTGTGAGAAACACTTCGACAGATATCAGTTCGATGAAGAAGGCAAGAGGCTTAGGCATTCATACCCATGCCTATTTACGGATGACGAAATAGCGCACGGCGTGCCCCTGTCTTCCAGTGAAACTGGTGAGTTCTACCTGGagctataattaataacatgattaaaaattatgtaaatagctGATATTTGGTAAGACAGGTTTCATGGCTCCAAACAAATACTTTGACATATTTTACATACCTTCTATTTGtgtttgaattatatttttaaatgttacataatatgtatttacttgTTACAGTACAAAATGTGTTGTGATCACAATTATCACAAAGTGGAATCAGATGAGAATGAAAAtgttacagataatattatgttggtCATTGGAAGGGCAGGTATGTATTATGCACTCAAATTTTTAgatgagattagcgtgttcaaacaaacaaacaaactcttcagctttataatattagtataatatatagtatagatttatataagTTCTTTGGTTTTAGGTGATGATTATCATGAACATCCATCATGCATTACAGCTATTCCAGTTGTTATGAAAAGACCTACAGGTATGTGATTTATGATAGTTTATAGTTGATAAATCcatgtttgtaaattttagtaagttttttattcatgttcTCAGATTTTACTATAAAGCTGTTTTTAAGAGAATTCCATTAGCTGTTATTAGATTCAAAGTTTCATATGTATGTAATGtgtgtaggtactttatatttaatattaacaataaaaactatgtgtttccaagattttaatttcttacaaatatttttaattttagataaCATTCACACGGGCAGCAGTAGCAGTGTGGCTACTACAGCGGAAGTTGTGGAGTTCTTCGACAATTTATTCGATAGCGTAAATTGTTATCCTGGAGGCGCAACAAAAGGGAAAATGAGAAAagcagtaaaaataaactcttgCAAATGCTGCTCttgcaaaaaaaattgcatgaAGAGCTTTACTAGTAAATCTACAgaggataatatttattcttacatGCGCCAAAGagaatataaacttttaaaaaatagtaatttagtTTATCCAAGTTCCAAACTTCTAGTGTTGTACAGGGAAGCAAGttgtttaaacataattatttaaacgaTAACTGTATCCAAAACGAAATTGgggcaaatttaaaaaaattcaagatTTGGAGTTTTCCTGGTTAGGGTGTCAGAAAACACacaatatgtgtttaaaaaaaatgtttttacatATATTGTTAGGCTTCATGTCTATAACTGgagcaatattataaataaaattttaaagggaGCTATAGAGGAGAGATATGTGCAAAAAATGGCAGGAATCcataaaattgcttttatgaaatataaaacaaataaattaagaaaaagggcattaaataaataaacattgaaaacgaaatctgttttatttttaatattcgcAATAATAATGCTTGGAAGTCACGTAGTATCTAGTACgtagtatttttatcgatacaaTGGGCACCTCACTAAAGTATCGATAGATATCGAACTGGTAGGCAACACTACTTTTTACTGTCAAAATTGGTAAGGCTACAGCAGCGCCACAACTGGCCAACTGAAACTATGGAAAACATCACTGTCGCATCTGTTACGTAGTAACTAATACTTAATCTGTGGTTTATACGACGTTTGACCCAACTACCTtcactttgctaatagtcgttgactAGCTGCGATTTGTTaatcaattaggtagctgtgtagaatcgcagtacattctaATTACATcccaaactaatatttaacccaGTCTCGCGTGTAGtttctattatattagtataacGTAAAAAGTTACTATATTCAACTACCCACATATAAGTCTCGGTGGCGCAGTAGGCAGCGCGTAAGTCTCATAATCTTAAGGTCGTGAGTTCGATCCTCACCCGgggcaatattttttgtttgtttgataatCTTAAGACTGCGTATAAAGCAATTACCAATCTTCTATTATATGATACGTGTAATATTCAAGACCaaatctgaaaaataaaataaatatatcaaactaga harbors:
- the LOC123701964 gene encoding uncharacterized protein LOC123701964; translation: MCCDHNYHKVESDENENVTDNIMLVIGRAGDDYHEHPSCITAIPVVMKRPTDNIHTGSSSSVATTAEVVEFFDNLFDSVNCYPGGATKGKMRKAVKINSCKCCSCKKNCMKSFTSKSTEDNIYSYMRQREYKLLKNSNLVYPSSKLLVLYREASCLNIII